Part of the Thermodesulfobacteriota bacterium genome is shown below.
CTTCGTGCGGCCCGCCTTCATGGGGCCGCCGGAGACGAAGATCGTCGGGATGTTGCACCGCATCGCGGCCATGAGCATCCCGGGAACGATCTTGTCGCAGTTGGGGATGCAGATCATCCCGTCGAAGCAGTGCGCCTTGACCATCGCCTCCACGGAGTCGGCGATGATCTCCCGCGTCGGCAGGGAGTGGCGCATTCCGCCGTGCCCCATGGCGATCCCGTCGTCCACCGCGATGGTGTTGAACTCGAAGGGGACGCCGCCGGCTTCCCGGATGCACTTCTTCACGTGCTCCCCCACCCGGTTCAGGTGGACGTGGCCCGGGACGATCTCCACGAACGAGTTGCACACGGCGATGAACGGCTTCCCCATGTCCTCGTCGGTGACGCCGCACGCCTTCAGCAGGCTGCGATGGGGAGCGCGCTCGAATCCTTTCTTGATGGTGTCGGAACGCATCGGGAATCCTCCTGATCGGATCATTTTTCGTGCTTGTGGCTGTACCGGATCACCGTGACCTTCTCCAGCGTGATGAGGCCGCCGGTCATCATCTCGTCGATCTTCGGCATCACCCGATCGATATTCTCCTTCGTGTCCACGACCTCGATGACGATGGGCAGGTCCCTCGAGAGCCGCAGCAGCTTGTCCGTGTGGTAGACGCTGTGCGCGCCGTACCCCGTGATGCCGCGGGTGACCGTCGCGCCGGCGAATCCCTCCTTTTTCAGCATCTCCACGAGCGCCTCGTACAGGAGGCGGATCCCGTGCCGGTCCCCCTCCCCGATGAAAATCCGCATGAGGACGTTCCGTCCGACGAGCCGGGTCATCTCCTCCCTCCCTTCACAGGGAACGCCCGACGGCGATCCCGATAAACGTAAAGACCAGGCAGACGACGACGCTGGACAGCGCGTTCACCAGCGCCGGGAAGAACCGGGCGCTTTCGAGAAGGCGGACCGTCTCGTAGCTGAAGGTGGAAAACGTGGTGAATCCTCCGAGGAACCCGATGGCCAGCCCTACCCGCAGGTCCTGGGATACGAGGGAGCTGCGCAGCGAAAACTCCATGACCAGCCCGACGAGGAACGAACCGAGCACGTTGACCGCGAAGGTGCCGTACGGCATCGCGGTCCCCAGCAGGTCATAGACCCACCCGGAAAGGTAGTATCGGGACAGGCATCCCGCGGCGCCGAACAGGGCGATGTACAGGATCATCCTCATTCCTCACGCTCCTCGTAGCGGCAGGCGGCGGTTTCCGCACGCGATCAGGCCCGGCGCGACCCGATCCGCCCCGCGAGGTCGTCGATGAACTGCTTCGCCGTCCTGCCGCTGCGCGACCCGGTGGAAAGCGCCCAGCGCAGCGCGTCCGCGCGGAGCGTTTCCGGGTCGACCGCCAGCTTCAGGCGCCGCGCGTACTCGTCCACGATAGCGAGGTACGTGTCCTGGTCGAACCGGAAGAAGCCGAGCTGCAGGCCGAACCGGTCGGAGAGGGAGAGCTTCTCCGAGACGGCCTCCTCGGGGTGGATCTCCTCCTCCGCCCCCAGCTCGACCCTGCGCTCCGGCATCAGGTGGCGCCGGTTCGAGGTGGCGTAGATGAGGACGTTCTCCGGCCGCTCCTCCACCCCGCCGTCCAAAAGCGTCTTCAGTCCCCGGAAATCCACCTCCTCCTCGTCGAAGGAGAGGTCGTCGCAGAAGAGGATGAAGCGGTACGGCAGCCCGCGGAGCCGGCCGGCGATCTTCGGGAAGGAGAAGAGGTCCCAGCGGGCCAGCTCCACGATCCTCAAGCCCCGTTCCCCGAACGCGCCCAGCAGCCCTTTGACGCAGGAGGACTTCCCCGTTCCGCGCTCCCCCCATAGCAATACGTGGTTGGCGCCGCCGCCGGAAACGAACTGCTCCGTGTTGCGGACCAGCTCCGCCTTGGCGCCGTCGATTCCGACCAGCAGCGTCAGGTCGACCCGGTGCGGGTGCTCCACCGGCACGATCCGCCCCGTCTTTCCGTCCGCCTCCCAGCGGAACGCCAGGTGGTCCCGGAAGATCGTCGGGTCGAACGGCGCGGCCTCCCCCTTTCCGAGAAGCGACTCCGCGCGGTCGAGGATCCGCTCCAGCCGCCGGAGCGCCCCCTCCGCCCAGGATTCCGGGTTCATCGCTCTCGTCTCCCTTCCGCCGCCGGGATTCACCGCGTTCGAGAAAAACGCGGCGTTCCCCGGTCTCCCGGGAAACGCCGCGTCGACCGCGTTCCGGCGAAACCGGATCCCTTACTGCAGGATCTGGATCTCCACTCTCCGGTTCATGGCCTGCCCTTCCTTCGTCTTGTTGTCGCCGATCGGATCGGCAGGGCCCTTCCCCTCGGAGGTGATCTGGCCGGCCTTCACTCCGGCGTTGGCGATGAGGTATTTCTTCACCGCGTCGGCCCGCTGGTCGGACAGCTTTATGTTGTACTTCTCGCCGCCGCGGCTGTCGGTGTAGCCGACGACGTGGATCTTGGCATCGGGATATTTCTTCAGGAAATCGACCGCCTTCTTCATCTCCGCTTCGTCCGATTTCCGGATGACGGCCTTGCCCGTGTCGAAGTTGACGCGGAGCGCCATCTTGTCGACCATCTTGGGGGCGGGCGCCGGGGCCGGCGGCGGAGGCGGAGCCGCCATGGGAGGCGGCGCCGGGGCCGGCGGAGGCGGCGGCGGAGGAGGCTCCTCGACCTTCACGGTCACGGATTCATAATTGGTGGAATACTTGCCCGAGCAGACCATGTTGTAATCCGTCGTTTCCTTGGGGCACACTTCCCTGGAGCCGGTCAGAGGCTCGCCGGTTTTCTTCTTCTTGTCCTCCGCGCCGAAATACACCAGCTCGACGTTCTCCCCGCTCCACTTCAGCTTCGCGCACTTCCCGGGGGCGACGGTCTCCGGCTCGGCGACCAGCCCGCAGGTCGGCACCTTCTTCTTGTCTTCGCACTCCTGCAGCTTCTTGAACAACGCATCGACGGACTGCTGGGCCTTCAGCCCCTCCGCCGCGGGTTTCGCTCCCGCGTTGCACTTCTCCCAGCCCTGGGTGCACTCGAGCAGGGCGCTGTCCAGGTCCGCCTTGGCCACGGCGAATTCCTTCGGGGCGCATTCCTTCGCGCCCTTCCCGTCCGCCATCTCGAGCATGCCCTGGATGTTTTCCAGGCGGTCTTTTTCATCCTGCTTGAGCGTCCGCATGGTACCGCAGCCGGCAACGAGGGAAGTCGCGACAAGGACCGCAATGAATAGCATCAGGCTCCGGTTCCTCATTTCGCACCTCCCTTGGTCGACTGCAGGGCCACCGCGGAATAATCCAGCGACTTCTTCAGGAACAGATCGACATCCTTCCGGGGGCTGCCCTCTTCCGCCTCCTGAACCGCCTTCTTGAGGTATTCCTCCGCAGCATAGTATTCATGCGGAGCGGACCACTTGGCGCCGGCCTTGTCCGCTGCCTCCAACTGCTTCCGGGCATTCGCGATCGAGTTTGCCGTGGCGCACCCGGCAAGCAACGCGGCGCAGAGAACAATGGCGAATAAAGCGAACAACGGCTTCTTCATTTCCCGCCTCCCTCGACCTTCACGCTCACGGATTCATAATTGGTGGAATACTTGCCCTTGCAGACCATGTTGTAATCCGTCGTTTCCTTCGGGCACACTTCCTTGGAACCGGTCAGCTTCTCTCCGTCCTTCTTCTTCGGGTCCTCCGCGCCGAAATACACCATCTCGACGTCCTCCCCGCTCCACTTCAGCGTCGCGCACTTCCCGGGGGCGACGGTTTCCGGTTCGGCCACCAGACCGCAGATCGGCACCTTCTTCCTGTCTTCGCACTCCTGCAGCTTCTTGAACAACGCATCGACGGACTGCTGGGCCTTCAGCCCCTCCGCCGCGGGCTTCGCGCCCGCCTTGCACTTCTCCCATTCCTGGGTGCATTTAAGCAGGGCCGAGTCCAGGTCCGCCTTGGCCACGGCGAATTCCTTCGGGGCGCATTCCTTCGCGCCCTTCCCGTCCGCCATCTCGAGCATGCCCTGGATGTTGTCGAGCCGGTCTTTCTCCTCCTGGGTGAGCGCGCGCATCTGGCCGGCGCAGCCGGCAACGAGGAAAGCCGCGACAAGGACCGCAAGGAAAAGAGTCAGTCTACGGTTCCTCATTTCGCACCTCCCTTGGTCGACTGCAG
Proteins encoded:
- the crcB gene encoding fluoride efflux transporter CrcB, which encodes MRMILYIALFGAAGCLSRYYLSGWVYDLLGTAMPYGTFAVNVLGSFLVGLVMEFSLRSSLVSQDLRVGLAIGFLGGFTTFSTFSYETVRLLESARFFPALVNALSSVVVCLVFTFIGIAVGRSL
- a CDS encoding DUF190 domain-containing protein, encoding MTRLVGRNVLMRIFIGEGDRHGIRLLYEALVEMLKKEGFAGATVTRGITGYGAHSVYHTDKLLRLSRDLPIVIEVVDTKENIDRVMPKIDEMMTGGLITLEKVTVIRYSHKHEK
- a CDS encoding ATP-binding protein, yielding MNPESWAEGALRRLERILDRAESLLGKGEAAPFDPTIFRDHLAFRWEADGKTGRIVPVEHPHRVDLTLLVGIDGAKAELVRNTEQFVSGGGANHVLLWGERGTGKSSCVKGLLGAFGERGLRIVELARWDLFSFPKIAGRLRGLPYRFILFCDDLSFDEEEVDFRGLKTLLDGGVEERPENVLIYATSNRRHLMPERRVELGAEEEIHPEEAVSEKLSLSDRFGLQLGFFRFDQDTYLAIVDEYARRLKLAVDPETLRADALRWALSTGSRSGRTAKQFIDDLAGRIGSRRA
- a CDS encoding OmpA family protein: MRNRSLMLFIAVLVATSLVAGCGTMRTLKQDEKDRLENIQGMLEMADGKGAKECAPKEFAVAKADLDSALLECTQGWEKCNAGAKPAAEGLKAQQSVDALFKKLQECEDKKKVPTCGLVAEPETVAPGKCAKLKWSGENVELVYFGAEDKKKKTGEPLTGSREVCPKETTDYNMVCSGKYSTNYESVTVKVEEPPPPPPPPAPAPPPMAAPPPPPAPAPAPKMVDKMALRVNFDTGKAVIRKSDEAEMKKAVDFLKKYPDAKIHVVGYTDSRGGEKYNIKLSDQRADAVKKYLIANAGVKAGQITSEGKGPADPIGDNKTKEGQAMNRRVEIQILQ